From a single Nitrogeniibacter mangrovi genomic region:
- a CDS encoding WYL domain-containing protein — protein sequence MSPHRDIQRERLFYIEFLALFAGQVSRKDIVSRFGISEPAATKDISLYADLAPGMLRYDLRQKCYVLAEGKPIFEHDVDQCLYSLAGERAIAMDTEHAKRLSSWVNCSIRRKMPLPLVATITRCMYQRRKMIAQYWSLSSGSKERMLSPLALVNDGLRWHIRCFDHERGEFRDYNLTRFQTVEPGDLSNVSLDGDEEWNTEVRLRLIPHPKADHPATIRLDYDIADDAKYVTLKACLVGYFLRHWHIDFTDGALGNPKAEQLFLDNKHELLKSGVRPWAFEA from the coding sequence ATGAGTCCCCACCGAGACATTCAGAGAGAGCGGCTGTTTTATATAGAGTTTCTGGCTCTTTTCGCCGGTCAGGTGAGCCGGAAAGACATCGTCTCGCGCTTCGGCATCAGCGAGCCCGCCGCGACGAAGGACATCTCCTTGTATGCTGACTTGGCGCCTGGGATGTTGCGCTATGACCTGCGACAGAAGTGCTATGTCCTAGCCGAAGGCAAGCCGATCTTTGAGCACGACGTCGATCAGTGTCTGTATTCCCTGGCGGGTGAGCGTGCGATCGCGATGGACACCGAACACGCGAAGCGCCTGTCGAGCTGGGTGAACTGCAGTATTCGGCGAAAGATGCCGTTGCCGCTCGTGGCAACCATCACCAGATGCATGTACCAAAGGCGCAAGATGATCGCGCAGTACTGGTCCCTTTCCAGTGGGTCCAAAGAACGGATGTTGTCTCCTCTGGCGCTTGTGAATGATGGGCTGCGCTGGCACATCCGGTGTTTCGATCACGAGCGCGGCGAGTTCCGCGACTACAACCTGACACGGTTCCAGACCGTCGAACCGGGCGATCTTTCAAACGTGAGTCTGGACGGCGACGAGGAATGGAATACGGAAGTTCGGCTGAGACTCATTCCGCACCCAAAAGCGGACCATCCGGCGACAATCCGGCTGGACTACGACATCGCGGATGACGCCAAATACGTGACCTTGAAAGCCTGCCTGGTTGGATATTTCCTTCGGCATTGGCACATCGACTTCACTGATGGAGCACTAGGCAATCCGAAGGCAGAACAACTCTTCCTGGATAACAAACATGAGCTCTTAAAGTCCGGAGTGCGGCCTTGGGCCTTTGAGGCATGA
- a CDS encoding GspE/PulE family protein, with product MDDHYTANVEQDEDIFALAFDAFVGTARLSPESLERIRAAALHSSLPPSSVSVKLGLLSELEVAEAMANAVGEPLLRRADFPALPLEIDDLNQTYLEARHVVPISIREGSIEVAMANPLDATTRSGIEFAVRRSVKAFAALESEIADFHAEHAPKQNDSSHEDGGGKSQQTQDDLVVLSDQSSDAPVIQLVNRLITSAVDGGASDIHLEPRDSGMSVRYRVDGELKSVETLSGRWMDAVASRIKLLSQLDIAERRLPQDGRMRFVVRGQAVDLRVASFPSLNGESIVLRILGRNALGLDLNHAGLSQPGLSALTSALSRPHGIILITGPTGSGKTTTLYAALKHILRPELKVITVEDPVEYTLPGVVQQQVRQDIGLTYPIALRSMLRNDPDVIMIGEIRDGETADIAIRAALTGHLVLATLHTNTAAGAITRLLDLGVESFLLASTLSLTSAQRLVRRLCVHCRHPRPATVQEQAWFKSAGLGGGSNTQTLYDPTGCLECSGKGFAGRVPLFEALNIGDPERELIRQWEGEARFERQHANRANGLWEHGVDRVLSGETTFAELLKVVPCPTS from the coding sequence GTGGACGACCACTACACCGCGAACGTCGAACAAGACGAGGACATATTCGCTCTAGCCTTCGACGCGTTTGTCGGCACCGCGCGCCTTTCCCCGGAATCACTCGAACGGATCCGGGCGGCGGCCCTACACAGTAGCCTCCCTCCTTCCTCCGTATCGGTGAAGCTGGGGCTGTTATCGGAACTGGAAGTCGCGGAGGCAATGGCCAACGCGGTCGGCGAACCACTCCTGCGACGTGCGGATTTCCCCGCGCTACCGCTCGAAATCGACGATCTCAATCAAACGTATCTGGAGGCCAGACACGTCGTTCCGATCTCGATTCGGGAGGGGTCGATCGAGGTTGCGATGGCCAATCCATTGGACGCCACCACCCGTTCCGGGATCGAGTTCGCGGTGCGTCGGTCCGTGAAGGCATTCGCCGCACTCGAGTCGGAGATCGCGGACTTTCATGCCGAACACGCACCAAAGCAGAACGATTCCTCTCATGAGGACGGAGGAGGCAAGTCGCAACAGACTCAAGATGATCTGGTCGTGCTCTCGGATCAGTCTTCCGACGCGCCTGTCATTCAGCTGGTCAATCGCCTGATCACCTCTGCGGTCGACGGCGGAGCCTCCGACATTCATCTCGAACCGAGGGATTCGGGCATGAGCGTGCGCTACCGCGTCGACGGAGAGCTCAAATCCGTTGAAACACTCTCAGGTCGGTGGATGGATGCGGTGGCGTCACGAATCAAGTTGCTCTCGCAACTCGACATCGCGGAGCGGCGCCTTCCTCAGGACGGGCGGATGAGATTTGTCGTTCGAGGCCAGGCGGTCGACCTGAGGGTGGCGAGCTTCCCAAGCTTGAACGGCGAATCGATCGTTCTTCGGATTCTTGGCAGGAACGCGTTGGGACTGGATCTGAACCACGCCGGACTCTCGCAGCCCGGTTTGAGTGCACTGACCTCAGCCCTCTCGCGTCCACACGGCATCATTCTGATCACGGGCCCCACCGGAAGCGGTAAGACAACGACGCTATATGCCGCCCTGAAACACATTCTGCGTCCGGAACTCAAGGTCATTACCGTCGAAGATCCCGTGGAATACACGCTGCCTGGCGTCGTCCAGCAGCAGGTACGCCAAGACATCGGCTTGACGTATCCGATCGCGCTTCGTTCGATGCTCCGGAACGATCCGGACGTCATCATGATCGGCGAAATTCGCGACGGCGAAACGGCCGATATCGCCATCCGTGCCGCCCTCACGGGACACCTGGTACTGGCAACGCTACACACGAACACCGCCGCCGGCGCGATCACTCGGTTACTCGATCTCGGGGTGGAGAGTTTCCTGTTGGCGTCGACGCTGTCGCTGACATCGGCGCAACGTCTGGTGAGGCGCCTTTGCGTCCATTGTCGTCACCCACGGCCCGCCACGGTTCAGGAACAAGCTTGGTTCAAGAGCGCGGGTCTCGGAGGAGGGTCCAACACGCAAACGCTCTACGATCCTACCGGTTGCCTCGAATGTTCCGGCAAAGGCTTCGCCGGGCGCGTGCCATTGTTCGAAGCACTGAACATCGGCGACCCGGAACGGGAATTGATTCGTCAATGGGAGGGAGAAGCCCGGTTCGAGCGTCAGCACGCCAATCGTGCCAACGGGCTGTGGGAACACGGCGTCGATCGAGTCCTGTCGGGAGAGACGACGTTTGCCGAGTTGCTCAAGGTCGTTCCATGTCCGACGTCATGA
- a CDS encoding type II secretion system F family protein, with protein sequence MSDVMKRYSVFALTPDGTPERFSRVAPAEQALALELIEGGYVPLRIEAERNDLWGKLNKPIGSNRPIPMTEMAGLAEHLHELLLSGLPIDSALSCASRKGPRSRTRLVRSLLRQIRGGAPLSEALRSEGTPDFVCESVRAGERNGRLGATFGEIATTLGKQIEIRRNTIGALVYPAAILSVLVLVLTFILIGVIPEIASVFRGDEQRLPVVTRFVLAASDVALRHEATLIGCAAAFVILIWGMMSGVFNLSRLIRFMLRFPVFSALMATQDARVLSAFGNMVIGGVEASSALNAAARIAPHPALATDYRNAASAVREGMSVSSALQRFTRLDDETLAFLEVGEQGGSLGPMVLRAAELLETSGERALARFVAFLNPAAIIVMGALVGITVAGVMLGIVSVNQLAAH encoded by the coding sequence ATGTCCGACGTCATGAAACGCTACTCCGTGTTCGCACTCACCCCCGATGGAACACCGGAACGTTTTTCCCGGGTAGCCCCCGCCGAGCAAGCCTTGGCCCTTGAGCTGATCGAGGGCGGCTACGTTCCACTTCGCATCGAAGCCGAGCGGAACGATCTCTGGGGAAAGCTCAACAAGCCCATCGGTTCGAACCGCCCAATTCCGATGACCGAGATGGCAGGCCTTGCAGAACACCTCCACGAACTCCTCTTGTCGGGGCTTCCCATTGACAGCGCCTTGTCCTGCGCGTCCAGGAAAGGGCCAAGATCGCGAACGCGACTCGTGCGCTCGTTGCTCCGTCAGATTCGTGGGGGAGCGCCCTTGTCGGAGGCGCTCCGAAGTGAAGGCACGCCCGATTTCGTATGCGAGTCCGTACGGGCCGGAGAGCGCAACGGGCGCTTGGGAGCCACTTTCGGCGAAATCGCGACGACTCTCGGAAAGCAAATCGAGATTCGCCGCAACACCATCGGCGCCTTGGTCTATCCCGCCGCCATCCTTTCTGTGCTCGTCCTTGTGCTGACGTTCATCCTGATCGGTGTGATTCCGGAGATCGCGTCCGTGTTCCGCGGCGACGAGCAACGGCTCCCCGTAGTGACCCGCTTCGTCCTGGCGGCATCGGATGTGGCACTAAGACACGAAGCCACACTGATCGGATGCGCGGCAGCATTCGTCATACTCATATGGGGTATGATGTCCGGCGTATTCAACTTGTCCAGGCTGATCCGGTTCATGCTGCGATTCCCCGTTTTTTCCGCGTTGATGGCGACCCAGGATGCGCGGGTTCTCTCGGCCTTCGGGAACATGGTGATCGGTGGCGTCGAAGCGTCATCGGCGTTGAACGCCGCCGCGAGGATCGCCCCCCATCCCGCGCTCGCGACGGATTATCGCAATGCGGCGAGCGCGGTTCGCGAAGGTATGTCGGTGAGTTCTGCCTTGCAGCGCTTCACGCGGCTGGACGACGAAACCTTGGCGTTTCTCGAAGTCGGCGAACAAGGCGGTTCGCTCGGCCCCATGGTTCTGCGGGCGGCCGAGCTACTCGAAACCAGCGGCGAGCGGGCCCTTGCACGATTCGTCGCGTTTCTCAATCCGGCGGCGATCATTGTCATGGGGGCGCTCGTGGGCATCACCGTGGCTGGCGTCATGCTCGGGATCGTCAGCGTCAACCAACTGGCAGCCCATTGA
- the gspG gene encoding type II secretion system major pseudopilin GspG, with protein MFTASHTFHPRHQTRFRRGQALRPDIVILTPNRLPMPMSARPSEAGFTLLELLVVIVVMGMLAAVVTPQVMNMFSGAKSDTARLQIDTLATAVNYYKLDTGGYPTLEQGLDVLAHRPANLRQWRGPYVRKPEHLLDPWGNPYHYAIPGKSGAFDIYTLGADNRDGGEGEDADIGVVKSN; from the coding sequence ATGTTCACTGCAAGCCACACCTTCCATCCACGACACCAAACGCGCTTTCGTCGCGGGCAAGCCCTCCGGCCGGACATCGTCATTCTCACCCCGAATCGCCTTCCGATGCCGATGAGCGCCCGCCCCTCCGAAGCGGGGTTCACACTCCTCGAACTACTGGTTGTGATCGTCGTGATGGGCATGCTGGCCGCGGTCGTCACGCCCCAGGTCATGAACATGTTCTCGGGAGCGAAATCCGATACCGCCCGCCTGCAGATCGATACCTTGGCGACGGCCGTCAACTACTACAAGCTCGATACCGGAGGTTATCCCACCCTGGAGCAAGGGCTGGACGTGTTGGCGCATCGACCGGCGAACCTCCGCCAGTGGCGTGGCCCCTACGTCCGAAAGCCAGAGCATCTCCTCGACCCTTGGGGCAATCCGTATCACTACGCCATTCCCGGCAAGAGCGGAGCTTTCGACATCTATACCCTGGGGGCCGACAATCGCGACGGCGGCGAAGGGGAGGATGCCGACATTGGCGTCGTCAAATCCAACTGA
- a CDS encoding prepilin-type N-terminal cleavage/methylation domain-containing protein produces MPTLASSNPTERGTTLLELLVVVALLGLLAWVGLGANLLPPPERRVERALIAELSSARSTSVKRGTVATVDCSVLPAKIETAGARTADLTIECFPQFGAGSKRFSFYPDGSTSGGFIRFGFGHPDTIVLVDWLTGAIHVLPREASAP; encoded by the coding sequence ATGCCGACATTGGCGTCGTCAAATCCAACTGAACGGGGCACGACGCTGCTCGAGTTGCTGGTCGTTGTCGCGCTGCTCGGATTGCTCGCATGGGTGGGTCTAGGCGCGAACCTGCTGCCCCCTCCGGAACGGAGGGTCGAGCGTGCCTTGATCGCCGAATTGTCCAGCGCGCGAAGCACCAGCGTGAAACGGGGTACCGTCGCAACTGTCGATTGTTCCGTGCTGCCAGCCAAGATCGAGACCGCGGGCGCCAGAACGGCGGATTTGACGATCGAGTGCTTTCCGCAATTTGGAGCCGGCTCGAAGCGGTTTTCCTTCTATCCGGATGGATCGACTTCCGGCGGCTTCATCCGCTTCGGCTTTGGACATCCCGACACAATCGTACTCGTCGACTGGCTGACCGGAGCGATCCACGTACTACCTCGGGAAGCGAGCGCCCCATGA
- a CDS encoding type II secretion system protein has protein sequence MIKRMQKGFTLLEVLVALAIGASALGIAIAWTGELLLRQSDLIDHARLALTAQSAVEEWRTGSLQAAKREPSEASSPIEIRTSRLTESSRTRPIMHLAVEQGRFVVGQPDSTRAFQLDAIRLGRAAE, from the coding sequence ATGATCAAGCGAATGCAGAAAGGCTTCACACTGCTTGAAGTCCTCGTCGCTCTTGCGATCGGAGCGAGCGCCTTGGGCATCGCGATCGCCTGGACGGGAGAGCTTCTCCTGAGGCAGTCGGACCTGATCGACCACGCCCGTTTGGCGCTGACCGCTCAGTCGGCCGTGGAAGAATGGCGAACGGGATCGCTTCAAGCCGCCAAACGCGAACCCTCGGAAGCATCGAGCCCTATCGAGATCCGGACGTCTCGCTTGACCGAATCGTCCAGAACTCGGCCGATCATGCATCTGGCTGTCGAGCAAGGTCGCTTCGTGGTCGGACAGCCCGATTCGACTCGCGCCTTTCAGCTCGACGCCATCCGCCTCGGTAGGGCCGCCGAATGA
- a CDS encoding prepilin-type N-terminal cleavage/methylation domain-containing protein → MNGEAREHGFTLIEVLLAIAVGSMLLALSTQLVVQIRDGWIRSNELDGQLEQVRLAATVLPRLLASAVPRSKRGVADGLQGSSSSVEFRAIPPQSAMELGRVRVKLFSESDDNGGFRLLLSISNNHGQPIGKPARWPIAENLRDVKFSYADAEGRFTPSWSPDEARLPELVRIVAHSRDGPTLNISVRPRVRVPFDCVIDSVSLSCRG, encoded by the coding sequence ATGAATGGTGAGGCGAGGGAACACGGTTTCACGTTGATCGAGGTACTCCTCGCGATCGCCGTCGGATCGATGCTTCTGGCGCTATCCACGCAGCTCGTGGTCCAGATTCGTGACGGTTGGATTCGCTCCAACGAACTCGATGGGCAGCTGGAACAAGTTCGCCTGGCGGCCACCGTATTGCCGCGTTTGCTGGCAAGTGCGGTACCGCGATCGAAACGCGGTGTCGCCGACGGGCTACAAGGCTCTTCCTCTTCGGTCGAGTTTCGCGCCATTCCGCCACAATCCGCGATGGAACTTGGGCGCGTACGTGTGAAGCTCTTTTCCGAATCCGATGACAACGGCGGATTTCGCTTGCTTCTGTCGATCTCGAACAATCACGGACAACCGATCGGCAAGCCGGCCCGATGGCCGATCGCAGAAAATCTTCGGGACGTGAAATTCTCGTACGCGGACGCAGAAGGCAGATTCACGCCGTCTTGGTCGCCGGATGAAGCACGCCTGCCCGAGTTGGTCCGCATCGTCGCGCATTCTCGAGACGGCCCCACCCTAAATATCTCGGTGCGTCCACGAGTTCGTGTCCCGTTCGACTGCGTCATCGACTCGGTGAGCCTGTCATGCCGCGGGTAG
- a CDS encoding GspMb/PilO family protein, whose amino-acid sequence MKHLPPALRKLVAVSVLALLAISMASAAGALMARYRTAAVSLEDARFALAQAQNRVRALTSNDEASLSEGWNKVSESLMWEGTASDGEAVLGNLIARLIQAHGVTLNTLRMVASDQPHHLAKASAELSGQGSEVRVLRFLESLEGSSSAIRIERMNIRTVAAGNIPDSREGATLSFDLKVDALGKAPLAGSAQ is encoded by the coding sequence GTGAAGCACTTGCCCCCCGCTCTGAGAAAGCTGGTCGCCGTGTCCGTACTCGCGCTTCTTGCCATTTCAATGGCCAGCGCGGCGGGAGCGTTAATGGCCAGATATCGAACCGCGGCGGTTTCCCTGGAGGACGCCAGATTCGCTTTGGCCCAAGCGCAGAATCGCGTGCGGGCGCTGACATCCAACGACGAAGCGTCACTGAGCGAAGGGTGGAACAAGGTATCGGAATCGCTCATGTGGGAGGGAACCGCGTCGGACGGCGAGGCCGTCTTGGGCAACCTGATCGCAAGACTCATCCAGGCACACGGTGTCACGCTCAATACCCTGAGAATGGTCGCCAGCGACCAACCCCACCATCTTGCGAAGGCCTCCGCCGAACTCAGCGGACAGGGTAGCGAAGTACGCGTCCTGCGATTCTTGGAATCGCTGGAGGGCTCCTCATCCGCCATACGGATCGAACGAATGAACATACGTACCGTCGCAGCGGGCAACATCCCCGATAGCCGAGAGGGCGCGACGTTATCCTTCGATCTCAAGGTCGACGCGCTGGGCAAAGCGCCGCTTGCCGGATCCGCGCAATGA
- the gspD gene encoding type II secretion system secretin GspD produces the protein MDPRKLVPILVALVIAGCTPLQPPGNASTRTGWWVKPTPTKVTTAFPGESNGSPNGAKPSTEYFGTEARNASAPRTNAPSRARGSGHYQLNFQHANVKAVVDAVLGDMLKLDYVIDPAVQGELTLRTGAPISRDAVLSALESALGMVNLAMVPDGNVMRIMPLDLAPQRVRGAQRLLPYTQPRPGYAIEIIPLQFVAASEMQKLLEAMVPKGTVISADDSHGQLIVAGTRLDRAAVLRAVESFDRDAMEGMHFALYHLSQSNAEDVVAELKQIFKPPINVIGTRARLVPLPRIRAVLGISRLQTDLKTLETWIERLDANSSGDHPKLWVYQVQNGVAKDIVSSLRSVLSGREQDSAQTGTAANDVSQGRTDTATEANGSEGMTPATGGLVAVEENNSILFYGTKDEYDLIHEALSRIDVRARQVMIEAFLAEVTLNDTLRYGVQWFFDSGENAMTLSTSESGAVASQFPGFSYLYSGKADARLVLNALQSKTNVRVLSAPKLAVLNNQKATLQVGDQVPIVTQTAVSTDVAGAPIVSTVQMRDTGVILEVTPRISDSGNVTLSVSQEVSDVAVTKSSGIDSPTIQTRRLETSVATRDGYTVALGGLIRESGTKGTSGIPLLKDLPVIGNAFRDNTSEVRRTELIVLLVPHVMDDQAETQTVLESLVQGAAAAADILREAKPTDAPAKQQ, from the coding sequence ATGGATCCGCGCAAACTCGTCCCCATCCTGGTGGCTCTTGTAATCGCCGGCTGCACACCGCTCCAGCCACCGGGGAACGCTTCAACTCGAACCGGCTGGTGGGTGAAGCCCACGCCGACGAAAGTGACGACCGCGTTTCCCGGCGAGTCCAACGGTTCGCCCAACGGCGCCAAACCATCGACGGAGTACTTCGGCACCGAGGCGCGAAACGCATCCGCGCCCAGAACCAATGCACCGTCCCGTGCACGCGGTTCCGGGCACTATCAGCTGAATTTTCAGCATGCCAACGTAAAGGCGGTGGTCGACGCGGTCCTCGGCGACATGCTGAAACTCGACTATGTCATCGACCCCGCGGTCCAAGGCGAACTGACCCTGCGAACCGGTGCGCCGATCAGTCGCGACGCGGTACTGTCCGCCCTCGAAAGCGCTCTTGGCATGGTCAATCTGGCCATGGTTCCCGACGGCAACGTCATGAGGATCATGCCCCTCGATCTGGCGCCCCAACGCGTCAGGGGCGCCCAACGTCTTCTACCCTACACACAACCACGCCCGGGCTACGCGATCGAAATCATTCCCTTGCAGTTCGTCGCCGCATCGGAAATGCAAAAATTGCTCGAGGCGATGGTTCCGAAGGGCACGGTGATCTCGGCCGACGACAGCCACGGCCAACTCATCGTCGCCGGCACGCGGCTGGATCGGGCCGCGGTGCTGCGCGCAGTCGAAAGTTTCGACAGGGACGCGATGGAAGGCATGCACTTTGCCCTCTACCATCTGAGTCAATCAAACGCAGAAGATGTCGTCGCCGAACTGAAGCAAATCTTCAAGCCGCCGATCAATGTCATTGGCACCCGCGCCCGACTCGTTCCACTTCCGCGAATCCGCGCCGTACTCGGGATTTCCAGGCTGCAAACCGATCTTAAGACACTCGAGACGTGGATCGAACGACTCGACGCGAACAGTTCCGGAGATCACCCCAAGCTCTGGGTCTATCAGGTCCAGAATGGTGTAGCAAAAGACATCGTCTCTTCGCTCCGAAGCGTGCTTTCGGGGCGGGAGCAGGACAGCGCACAGACGGGGACGGCCGCCAACGACGTTTCTCAGGGCAGGACAGACACCGCCACCGAAGCGAACGGCTCCGAGGGAATGACTCCGGCGACTGGCGGGCTAGTCGCCGTCGAAGAGAATAACTCGATCCTCTTCTACGGCACCAAGGACGAATACGATCTCATCCATGAGGCGCTGTCCCGTATCGACGTGCGTGCAAGGCAAGTGATGATCGAAGCCTTCCTTGCCGAGGTGACGCTGAACGACACGCTGCGTTACGGCGTTCAGTGGTTCTTCGACTCGGGCGAAAACGCGATGACGCTCAGCACCTCGGAAAGCGGCGCCGTCGCTTCTCAGTTTCCCGGCTTCTCGTATCTCTACTCAGGCAAGGCCGACGCGCGACTAGTATTGAACGCACTGCAGTCCAAGACGAACGTTCGGGTCCTGTCCGCACCGAAGCTTGCGGTTCTCAATAACCAGAAGGCGACCCTGCAAGTCGGCGACCAAGTGCCGATCGTGACTCAGACAGCGGTGAGCACCGACGTGGCCGGCGCTCCGATCGTCAGCACCGTTCAAATGCGTGATACCGGCGTCATCCTGGAGGTCACGCCCAGAATCAGCGACAGCGGTAATGTGACCCTGTCGGTGTCGCAGGAGGTGAGCGATGTCGCGGTGACCAAGTCATCCGGAATCGACTCTCCAACAATTCAAACCCGCCGACTCGAAACGTCGGTCGCGACTCGAGACGGGTATACGGTTGCGCTCGGCGGTCTGATCCGCGAGAGCGGCACGAAAGGCACGAGCGGAATTCCGCTGCTGAAGGATCTGCCGGTCATTGGAAACGCGTTCAGGGACAACACATCTGAAGTACGCAGGACCGAGTTGATCGTCCTGCTCGTGCCTCATGTGATGGACGATCAGGCTGAAACGCAGACCGTCCTCGAATCCCTCGTTCAAGGCGCTGCCGCCGCCGCGGATATCTTACGTGAAGCCAAACCGACCGATGCGCCAGCCAAGCAGCAATGA